Genomic DNA from Larus michahellis unplaced genomic scaffold, bLarMic1.1 SCAFFOLD_622, whole genome shotgun sequence:
GTGCACCTGAAGGGTCACCTATAGAGGGTGCCCCCAAAGTGAGAGGGTGCCCCCAAAGTGGGTGTCCCCAAAGGGTCACCTATAGAGGGTGCCCCCACAGTGGGTGCACCTGAAGGGTCACCTATAGAGGGGGTCCCCAAATCGGGTGTCCCCAAAGGTCACCTATAGAGGGTGCCCCCAAACCCTAACGGCTCACCTATGGGGTGTCCCCAAAGGATCTGCCGCAGGGGGTGCCCCCAAACCGGGTGCCCCCCAGAGTCTCACCCGCGGAGGTTGCTCCAAACCTCAGCCCCCCAAAGGAACTGTCCCCAAACCGGGTGGGGgcccccaaatgtcccccccccccccgtcgtTCGTGTGtgtcgtccccgtccccccccaggaCTCACAGGCGCAGCGCAGGCCGCGGGCCGGGTGGTGGCCGCGGATGCGGAGCTGGAAGACGCAGTGGCTGCGGGAGGAGCGGTCGTTGAGCACCGTCCGGGCCACCGCGCGCTGGGCGGCCGCCGtccgcagcagccccagcacctggggggggacacacagacacacagagacaccccgtcacccccaaaccccccccccgacccggcactgggggggatttggggacagaggtggggggggggggttgttctctacctcctcctcgGAGGCGACGGGGACGCAGCGCAGGTTGGGGACGTGCAGCTCCTCGCTGGCGGCGCTCACCCGACGGATTTCCAGTTCGGCTCCTCGTTCCGCTTTCCCGGCCAGTAAATCCCGCAGGGATTCGTTATAGATCTCCAGGAAGCTGGCGCTGAAATGGTACTGCCGGCCGgcgtcacccccccgccccgccaaaacaccccccccccaccccaaatcgTGAATTTATatgtttttggggtttgtttttttttttttactcacttCCCAGCCTTTTTCCGCCAATTCCTGGGCTCCCCGGAAAACCTGCCCCACGGCGCGGGGGATCACCCCCCGGCGTTCCGTgtcctccgccgccccccccggcccctccatgGTGTACGTCTTCCCGCTGCCCGTCTGCCCGTAGGCGAAGATGCAGACGTGGTACCCGTCCAGCGCCGACTGCCCGGGGGTGGAGGGGCCACGGGTGAGAAAAGGAGGAATTTGAGgattcggggcggggggggggggttgggggatttttttcgctgggggaggggggagaaggttTTCGGGGGTCCCGGACCTGCACCAGCAGCGCGATCTCCTCGAAGATCTCCTGCTGCGTGGCGGCCGGGGGGAAGACGCGGTCGAAGCTGAAGTCGTAGCGGACGTCGCCTCGGCGCTCGCGCCCCACGTGAGACTTTTTTtaagggggagagggggaagaagttttgggggggtccccaactcTGTcctcacccccccctcccgccttttGCccttaaaatctcattttcaaaggCGCTGGGGGTGGTTCAGCCCGTGGAACTGGGGGGTGATGGCGGTGGAGGGGTTCGTTAGTGGCACGGACACCCCAAATTAGGGTGttcaaggggggggggggagagggggggccaccccaaaaccaccccacctCCTCCGGCCGGGAGAGCACCAGCGCCGTGTTGTCGTGGGGGGGGAAgtggagatgctccagccccttctgccgctcctcctcctcgggcAGCACCGGCCGGACACGGCAAAACACACGGATGTTGCCCTGCGGGAAGGGCGAAAAACttggaattttggggggggggggggggataggggtggggggtgtgggattatttccccccctccaaaagcTTCACCTTGAGCTCCTGGACGAGGTTGTGGAGGCGGCGACGCTCCATCTCCAGCCCgtggagctgctcctgctgctgctccagctgctgctcccgggCGGCCGCCTGCGCCCGCAGCT
This window encodes:
- the KIFC1 gene encoding kinesin-like protein KIFC1 produces the protein MAAVEPATRPATAAPPRAGGPPAAAAAPPRAKRPPWDLRGQVEELRAALGGLERERGELRQRLEQGQQREALLSLRLGSLEAELQRCREEEERCRAEAEGLGAALQDREEQLRAAEAQVRELRAQAAAREQQLEQQQEQLHGLEMERRRLHNLVQELKGNIRVFCRVRPVLPEEEERQKGLEHLHFPPHDNTALVLSRPEESHVGRERRGDVRYDFSFDRVFPPAATQQEIFEEIALLVQSALDGYHVCIFAYGQTGSGKTYTMEGPGGAAEDTERRGVIPRAVGQVFRGAQELAEKGWEYHFSASFLEIYNESLRDLLAGKAERGAELEIRRVSAASEELHVPNLRCVPVASEEEVLGLLRTAAAQRAVARTVLNDRSSRSHCVFQLRIRGHHPARGLRCASVLSLVDLAGSERLEKSLARGERLRETQAINASLSALGHVLMALSNKVRGRGGPGGGSGVGGWDLSGGGGGGTVSGPPSTPASVPWGTSSRPSAI